TAATATATCCTTCGTAATCAATCAAAGGACTTCTTTTTGATGTAATAACGTTATATGAATATAATATATTTTCATCGTTAATTAATAATAATTTCTCAGACCATAAATGCAACAAATAATCTTTTTCATTAAAAATAGTAACTCCAGAATATGGATTATCAACTTTTAGATATTTTATTTTGTTAGTTTCTTTATCGATAATGCTTAAATTATTTCTGAATTCGGATATAAATATTTTATTATCATAAATTACAGGAAAATCATAAGAATAAGAATTTAAATTATATGTATGATGTATTCCGTGGGATATATCAAATTCATACAGTTTTTTTGAATATCCAATTGCGTAAAAATATTCTTCATCAATAGAAACTCCGCTATAAAAAACATCATTTATAACAAATAAATTTATTATAGAATTGGATATAAAGTTAATTTTCGGGTTTTCAATAACGATATTATCCAGAAAAATTTTATTATCATAAATTTTGTAGTTATTTAAAAAATAATTATTTCCATTTATATTGAGTCTGTATTTTTTTTCAGAAGAAATTTTCAATGGAATATATGAATAATCTTTTAAAAATAATATTTTTTCTTTTGGAATATTTATATTGAAATTATATATAGAAAAATCAAATAAGGAATCTTTTATAGATACCGAGTTATAAAAGAAATAGTCTCCATTTGTTAAATATACAATATTTTTATTAATACTTGAAATATCTGGTCTGAAAGATGATTTTATAGTATTTATAGGTAAAGAAAAGATACCATATCTTGTTTTTATAGTCCATAATTTATTCGAAATAATTTTTACAGGCGTAAAATAAAACCTTCCAAAATCAGTAGCTATTATACTGGAAATAATTCTTCTTTTTGTGACTATTATTTTTAGATCATTCTTATGTATATAAAAAAACTTATCATCGTTTTTGAAAATAAAGATATTATTTTCTATCTGAAGCAAATAACCTTTGAATGTATAATTATTGTTTAATGAAAAAAACATCATTTCTTTTTCATCATCAGAAAATTCAAAAGTTTTTATTTCGGAAATAGGTAATTTAGTTACCTTATTATTTACCTTTAAAAAAAATTGTGAATTGTTTATTGAAAGTAACTTTCCTTCTATAATATTGCCCGATATAGGAATGATTCTTACGGCATATAAAAGCAATGAGTTAAATAAAATTAATATTAAAAGTAACTTTTTATTCATAAACACCACCCTTTTATTAATATATCACCCGATTAATTAATATTATATCATAAAATTATATGAATAAAAAAGGGAAGTGAATAATTTATATATATTATTCTTGTTGGAAAATATATTTTTCAATATGGATTTAAAAAATTAACATAAAAATTGAAAAAACTTGACAAAAAAAATAAAATATATTAAAATAATAAATGGGTATAAAAAAACGGGGTAAACACCCCGTCGTTTTGGTGGGCTCGGGTGGATTCGAACCACCGACCTCCCGGTTATGAGCCGGAAGCTCTCACCAACTGAGCTACGAGCCCAATTAACTTAAGCGATTAGATTATAACATCTAATTTTATTTTTGTCAAGTGTTTTTTTTGAAGGGAGTGATAAAAAAATGAAAACAT
This genomic interval from Marinitoga sp. 1197 contains the following:
- a CDS encoding PQQ-binding-like beta-propeller repeat protein, whose translation is MNKKLLLILILFNSLLLYAVRIIPISGNIIEGKLLSINNSQFFLKVNNKVTKLPISEIKTFEFSDDEKEMMFFSLNNNYTFKGYLLQIENNIFIFKNDDKFFYIHKNDLKIIVTKRRIISSIIATDFGRFYFTPVKIISNKLWTIKTRYGIFSLPINTIKSSFRPDISSINKNIVYLTNGDYFFYNSVSIKDSLFDFSIYNFNINIPKEKILFLKDYSYIPLKISSEKKYRLNINGNNYFLNNYKIYDNKIFLDNIVIENPKINFISNSIINLFVINDVFYSGVSIDEEYFYAIGYSKKLYEFDISHGIHHTYNLNSYSYDFPVIYDNKIFISEFRNNLSIIDKETNKIKYLKVDNPYSGVTIFNEKDYLLHLWSEKLLLINDENILYSYNVITSKRSPLIDYEGYIIDLDIGGNLYKFDSNLNIVFYINLNGKTDYFNIDSMNNIYICGPDKNFTVLDKNGKLLYSYELDNIPYSFPLIDEKNKIVYVASKDTYLYALKNGNILWKKKIGYVPGTGVLTEKYIILNTLDQDILFINKTTGVVEKSFNLGYGATLSMDNKGFLYFASSKGIVAIIDVNDFVLNQYKFNPKHTGNPYIK